A portion of the Anthonomus grandis grandis chromosome 7, icAntGran1.3, whole genome shotgun sequence genome contains these proteins:
- the LOC126738190 gene encoding uncharacterized protein LOC126738190, whose amino-acid sequence MALSFKLVLAVGLLSSGLLAKETKQQPKKRGIFDLGYGGGFDDELSVGGYEDHHHEPIITHKTIPYPVEKPYPVPVEKKVIVPYPVKVAVPVEKPVPYPVEKPYPVPVEKPVPYPVSVEKPYPVHVPVKVPVPVPHPYPVEKPVPYPVHKEVPYPVKVPYVIEKNVPVYIKHEEHHGFGGGELYDHHF is encoded by the exons ATGGCTTTATCG ttcaaatTAGTTCTGGCCGTTGGGCTATTATCATCAGGATTATTAGCTAAGGAAACCAAGCAGCAACCCAAGAAGAGAGGTATCTTTGATTTGGGTTATGGAGGAGGCTTTGATGATGAGTTATCAGTTGGAG GGTATGAAGATCATCATCATGAACCAATAATCACGCATAAAACCATCCCATATCCAGTAGAAAAACCCTACCCAGTCCCTGTTGAAAAGAAAGTGATAGTACCTTATCCAGTTAAAGTAGCTGTACCAGTTGAAAAACCAGTTCCTTACCCTGTTGAAAAGCCTTATCCAGTTCCAGTTGAAAAACCTGTACCTTACCCCGTATCAGTGGAAAAACCATATCCAGTACATGTCCCAGTAAAg GTCCCTGTACCAGTACCCCATCCATATCCCGTAGAGAAACCTGTACCGTATCCAGTACATAAAGAGGTGCCATATCCAGTAAAAGTACCATATGTTATTGAGAAAAACGTACCAGTATATATAAAACATGAGGAGCATCATGGATTTGGAGGTGGTGAATTGTATGACCATCATTTCTAA
- the LOC126738189 gene encoding uncharacterized protein LOC126738189 produces MKLQYLCVFFAFLVLASGEEKKAEESKPFEEKKQTKRGLFDLGYGGDFGGHGLELGSYGGGFEDHGHVKHITITKTVPVPIPKPYPVTIEKKVPVPYPVKVAVPVEKPYPVPVPKPYPVHVEKPVPYPVEKPVPYPVKVPVKVPYPAPYPVAVPKPVPYPVHKPVPYPVKVPVVVEKKVPIYIKGHDSHDFGSYGGGLDLGGYNHHF; encoded by the exons atgaagCTCCAA TACCTCTGCGTTTTTTTCGCATTCTTAGTCCTTGCCTCTGGTGAGGAGAAGAAAGCAGAGGAATCCAAACCATtcgaagagaaaaaacaaaccaaaagaGGCCTTTTCGACTTGGGATACGGAG GTGATTTTGGAGGTCATGGGTTAGAACTTGGCAGTTACGGAGGCGGCTTTGAAGATCACGGACACGTAAAACATATTACCATTACTAAAACTGTTCCTGTTCCAATACCTAAACCATACCCCGTAACTATTGAAAAGAAAGTTCCAGTACCATATCCAGTTAAAGTAGCAGTACCAGTAGAAAAGCCTTATCCAGTTCCAGTACCCAAACCTTACCCAGTACATGTTGAGAAACCTGTACCTTATCCAGTTGAAAAGCCTGTTCCATACCCAGTTAAGGTGCCCGTTAAAGTTCCATATCCAGCTCCTTACCCAGTAGCTGTCCCAAAACCAGTACCTTACCCAGTTCACAAACCAGTACCATATCCGGTTAAAGTACCAGTTGTCGTGGAAAAGAAAGTGCCAATTTATATTAAGGGACATGACAGTCACGATTTCGGAAGTTATGGAGGAGGCTTGGACCTTGGGGGCTATAATCATCACTTTTGA
- the LOC126738766 gene encoding uncharacterized protein LOC126738766, which produces MNFIGANRELKEFAQSLPMLEKNSLIKNYCMQNKIEWQFILSRSPHQGGLCESTVKSAKRLIQRVIGSKNLTFEQTSTIFCQVEAVLISRPLTPLSLSQNDLQILTPGYFLIGASPNAVPQQKIFCVPTNILNKYHMLQQMVQHFWQRWSLEYLTTLQQRNKWHDTPTINVGDMVVLKEDNTHSCEN; this is translated from the coding sequence ATGAACTTCATTGGGGCTAATCGGGAACTTAAAGAATTCGCTCAAAGTTTACCTATGTTAGAAAAGAATAgcttaattaaaaactactgtatgcaaaataaaatagaatggCAATTTATTCTCTCAAGATCCCCTCACCAAGGTGGGCTTTGTGAGTCAACAGTAAAGTCGGCAAAACGATTAATTCAACGGGTAATAGGGAGTAAAAATCTTACATTCGAACAAAcatcaacaattttttgtcAAGTTGAAGCCGTGTTAATTTCTAGACCACTAACTCCTCTGTCCCTCAGTCAAAATGACCTGCAAATTTTGACACCCGGCTACTTCCTCATTGGAGCATCACCGAATGCCGTGCcgcaacaaaaaattttttgtgttcCAACCaatatacttaataaatatcATATGCTGCAACAGATGGTGCAACATTTCTGGCAGCGATGGTCTCTTGAATACTTGACGACTCTGCAACAGCGCAACAAATGGCATGACACCCCAACTATCAACGTTGGAGACATGGTTGTGCTTAAGGAGGATAATACCCACTCATGTGAAAATTAG